One Lycium ferocissimum isolate CSIRO_LF1 unplaced genomic scaffold, AGI_CSIRO_Lferr_CH_V1 ctg20203, whole genome shotgun sequence genomic window carries:
- the LOC132043035 gene encoding F-box protein CPR1-like, whose protein sequence is MADGIMKKLPEEVPSYILSRLTVKSLIRYRCISKIWYTLLQSSYFINLHIKRPTTTKDQFILFKRSLRDEEGKFKSLLSFLCGGDDSDDLIPITPNIEVPYLCSSYASLYHSLIGPCNGLIVLTDTQSIVLLNPATRKYNLLQPSPFGCPQGLNRYVRGLGFGFDLTVNNYKVVRISEIYSDPYKDPCVRGFKVEIYDLDIDSWREQNYEEEELPLVFRVPCSEIFYKGVVHWFATADTEVILCFDMSTDTFRNMKMPDTCYVLDGKRYGLVIFDESLTLICYRDPTCEIDPTVDMMDIWTMKDYGVNDSWIKLYTIRPLSIESPLTVWKDLLLLQSRTGQLISYNFISDEVKEFNLHGYPSSLRVIVYKESLTSVPKENGQGTQAQGI, encoded by the coding sequence TACAATCCTCTTATTTTATCAATCTTCATATCAAGCGCCCCACCACCACCAAAGACCAATTTATTCTCTTTAAACGATCTCTTCGAGACGAAGAAGGGAAATTTAAAAGTCTCTTGTCTTTTCTTTGTGGTGGTGATGATAGTGATGATCTTATCCCCATTACTCCAAATATAGAAGTTCCATATCTATGTTCTAGTTATGCTAGTCTGTATCATAGTCTCATCGGGCCTTGCAATGGTCTGATTGTTCTGACTGATACCCAAAGCATTGTCTTACTTAATCCCGCCACTAGGAAATACAACCTGCTTCAACCCAGTCCATTTGGCTGTCCACAGGGTCTCAACCGTTATGTTCGTGGTCTAGGATTTGGCTTCGACTTGACGGTGAATAATTACAAAGTTGTTAGGATTTCAGAAATATATTCGGATCCCTACAAGGATCCCTGCGTGAGAGGGTTCAAAGTTGAGATTTATGATTTGGACATTGATTCTTGGAGAGAACAAAACTACGAGGAGGAAGAGTTGCCTTTGGTGTTTCGGGTTCCTTGTTCAGAGATCTTTTACAAGGGAGTCGTTCATTGGTTTGCAACTGCAGATACAGAGGTAATTCTTTGTTTTGATATGAGCACTGATACATTTCGTAATATGAAGATGCCGGACACTTGTTATGTTCTTGATGGGAAGCGTTATGGCCTTGTAATTTTTGATGAGTCTCTCACATTGATTTGTTATCGTGATCCAACATGTGAGATTGATCCAACAGTGGATATGATGGATATTTGGACAATGAAAGATTATGGCGTAAATGATTCTTGGATTAAGTTATACACTATTAGACCTCTTTCGATTGAATCCCCTTTAACGGTTTGGAAGGATTTATTGCTTCTTCAAAGTAGAACTGGACAATTGATTTCCTACAATTTTATTTCGGACGAAGTAAAGGAATTTAATTTACATGGATATCCTTCAAGCTTGAGGGTTATAGTTTACAAGGAAAGTTTGACTTCAGTTCCAAAAGAAAACGGGCAAGGCACACAAGCTCAAGGAATTTAG